The genomic segment GTTGTTTTCAAGTTCTGTCTTTATGGATTGCAGATTGATGTTCAGTTTATCGAACATATCGTGTACAACGTCGCCTTTCCCCCTCATGATGCCCATGAGCAGATGCTCGGGACTTACCGACTGGCAGCAGAGGCGTTCTGCTTCCTCACGGCTGAAGGTGAGAATCTCAGAGAGTCTGTCTGAAAACAGGTTGTTCATGGTATGCCTTTCTTTTATATATTATATATGAATAATGTATTGGCATTCATGCAAATAGTGTGCCAAACATTTTCTATAGGGCGACGATGTGGCAGAATGCGTCGCGGAAAATGAGGCTGAGGCTGTCTGGCTTTTTGTCGAACAGGGCATAGATAGCGCTGCCGCTGCCGGTCATCTGTGCATAGATGGCTCCTTCGGAATAGAGCCTTTCCTTGATGCGGGCAAGCTCGGGATAAATGCTGAACACGGACGTTTCGAAGTCGTTGGTGAGCTGATGGCGCCATGTCTCGACGGGTTGTTGCACGATGTCGAGGCAGCAGCGTTCGGGCTTTTTCGGCACAATCCGGGCGAAGGCTTCGCGGGTGGATACTGCCACGTTGGTCTTTACGACCGCCATGTAGAGCCCTTTCAAATGAGACAAGTTCCCTTCGACTGCTGACAGCTTGTCACCTATGCCTCTTGCAAATGCTGGTATCGACTCGATGAAGAAGGCGCAGTCGGCACCAAGTCTGGTGGCTTTCGTCTGCATTTCTTCCACGCTGAGTCCTAAGCGGAACTTCTCGTTGAGCAGACGAATCATGTAGGCAGCATCGCTCGAGCCTCCGCCCATGCCCGCTTGTGAGGGAATGGCTTTGTGGAGGTGTATGCTGAGGGGTGGAAGCGCGTGC from the Prevotella sp. Rep29 genome contains:
- the ispE gene encoding 4-(cytidine 5'-diphospho)-2-C-methyl-D-erythritol kinase → MKIYPCAKVNLGLNIVERRTDGYHDLETVFYPIPLYDTLEVEAMTGNNASGECEFTMSGIEIEGAPTDNLVLKAYRLLAAEHALPPLSIHLHKAIPSQAGMGGGSSDAAYMIRLLNEKFRLGLSVEEMQTKATRLGADCAFFIESIPAFARGIGDKLSAVEGNLSHLKGLYMAVVKTNVAVSTREAFARIVPKKPERCCLDIVQQPVETWRHQLTNDFETSVFSIYPELARIKERLYSEGAIYAQMTGSGSAIYALFDKKPDSLSLIFRDAFCHIVAL